From Fibrobacter sp. UWR4, the proteins below share one genomic window:
- a CDS encoding nucleotidyltransferase family protein, with protein sequence MKNGITVEVHFCPSSGNFNPVTTKRMMKFLESELENSILAEEGFYVPSNKFALVMQLSHIQRHFVVEGVGLRQLMDYHVLLTLSTEKERREVAAVLDAFGLKPMAGAVMWLLHKTLGLSENNFLCEPDAGRGRKLLAETMHTGNFGGHGDGLQKKWLFWWMERRARNLKNMFFNPAEIFFAEICYWIKMVKKTPVRIRLRKISLRGEKWWLSRRIVRSIFSLRLNPTR encoded by the coding sequence ATGAAAAATGGAATAACGGTAGAAGTTCATTTCTGTCCGTCATCAGGAAATTTCAATCCTGTAACGACAAAACGGATGATGAAATTTCTGGAGTCGGAACTGGAAAACAGCATCCTTGCGGAGGAGGGATTCTATGTTCCTTCCAATAAATTCGCGTTGGTAATGCAACTGTCACATATCCAGCGACATTTTGTCGTTGAAGGTGTTGGATTAAGACAATTGATGGATTACCATGTGTTGCTGACTCTTTCTACGGAAAAAGAAAGAAGAGAAGTAGCTGCCGTTCTGGATGCGTTTGGTTTGAAACCGATGGCGGGTGCGGTCATGTGGCTACTGCATAAAACATTAGGCTTGTCTGAAAATAATTTCCTTTGTGAACCAGATGCAGGACGGGGGAGGAAGCTTCTTGCAGAAACGATGCACACTGGAAATTTTGGGGGACATGGTGATGGCCTTCAAAAAAAATGGCTTTTCTGGTGGATGGAACGGCGTGCTAGAAATTTGAAGAACATGTTCTTCAATCCGGCAGAAATCTTTTTTGCTGAAATTTGTTACTGGATAAAGATGGTCAAGAAAACGCCCGTAAGAATCAGACTGCGTAAAATTTCCCTTAGGGGAGAAAAGTGGTGGTTGTCTAGGCGAATTGTCCGAAGTATTTTTTCTCTTCGTTTAAATCCAACCCGCTAA
- a CDS encoding family 16 glycosylhydrolase, producing the protein MKSKILLPIITAALSMSMFAACSDDSSSPSNPTVNPDNPVVDPSNPEIDPNTPVVDPNNPVVDPNAPVVDPNTPVVDPNTPVVDPNTPVVNPNTPTVELDPDAPKDANGKITSKIFDDSGLAKLPNNDTVHVDNKSDYNYYGAELSGKDQFTYGRFEARMKMASISGSVSSMFLYYDNSYMLEDEPWNEIDIEVLGRNPGQWQSNIITRYPNEEGQKAHKNITSEYIHQFGDNSTENFHLFGMIWTPEYIAWEIDSVEIRRDYYGQTRTEKNGPEQDQVAFMTMEQSLRFNLWSSASTGWVGKFTGGELADGPVEQLIDYVRVYDYDPATKGFVLNWQDDFDGDALDKARWKTGNWKMENVMLSPNNVVVADGYCKLLLSRVLKTEDTAK; encoded by the coding sequence ATGAAGTCTAAAATCCTTCTCCCGATCATTACTGCTGCTCTTTCTATGAGCATGTTCGCCGCTTGCTCTGATGATAGCAGCTCTCCCTCCAATCCGACTGTCAATCCTGACAATCCGGTTGTAGACCCGAGTAATCCGGAAATTGATCCCAATACTCCCGTTGTTGACCCGAACAATCCGGTTGTCGATCCGAATGCTCCTGTGGTGGACCCGAACACCCCGGTCGTGGATCCTAATACTCCCGTTGTTGACCCGAATACTCCGGTTGTCAATCCAAACACTCCGACTGTAGAACTTGATCCGGATGCTCCAAAGGATGCAAATGGCAAGATTACCAGCAAGATCTTTGACGATTCTGGATTGGCTAAGCTTCCTAACAACGATACCGTTCATGTGGATAACAAGTCCGATTACAACTACTATGGTGCGGAACTTTCTGGTAAGGATCAGTTCACTTATGGTCGTTTCGAAGCTCGCATGAAGATGGCTTCCATTTCCGGTTCCGTCAGCTCCATGTTCCTGTATTACGATAATTCCTATATGTTGGAAGATGAACCCTGGAATGAAATCGATATTGAAGTTCTGGGAAGAAATCCTGGCCAGTGGCAGTCCAATATCATTACCCGCTATCCGAATGAAGAAGGACAGAAGGCTCACAAGAATATCACTTCCGAATATATCCACCAGTTTGGGGATAACTCCACTGAGAATTTCCACCTGTTTGGTATGATCTGGACTCCGGAATACATCGCCTGGGAAATTGACTCTGTGGAAATTCGTCGCGACTATTATGGTCAGACCCGCACTGAAAAGAATGGCCCTGAACAGGATCAGGTGGCTTTCATGACCATGGAACAGTCCTTGCGCTTTAACTTGTGGTCTTCTGCAAGCACTGGCTGGGTGGGTAAATTTACCGGTGGCGAACTGGCTGATGGTCCTGTGGAACAGCTCATTGACTATGTCCGCGTTTACGATTATGACCCTGCCACCAAGGGCTTTGTGCTGAACTGGCAGGATGATTTCGATGGTGACGCCTTGGATAAGGCTCGCTGGAAGACTGGTAACTGGAAAATGGAAAATGTCATGCTGTCCCCCAACAATGTGGTGGTTGCTGATGGCTACTGCAAGCTTTTGCTGAGCCGCGTGCTTAAGACGGAAGATACCGCCAAGTAG
- the alaS gene encoding alanine--tRNA ligase encodes MTSAQVRESFIKFFESKEHLFVRSSPVVPHDDPTLMFTNAGMNQFKAIFLGDNPKGWKRACNSQKCLRVSGKHNDLDVVGRDNYHHTFFEMLGNWSFGDYYKKEAIAWAWELLTEVWKLPKERLFATVYEDDDEAWQIWKDVSGLPDDRIMRFDAHSNFWEMGDTGPCGPCSEIHYDRGDLATQMETFKDPILGVNGENDRYIEIWNNVFMQYERISDGSLIPLKAKNVDTGMGFERICAILQGKRSNYDTDVFTPIISKVAELSGVPYTDDENGTPHRVIADHIRAVSFAIADGALPSNEGRGYVLRRILRRASRFARLLGQKEAFIYKLVQVLADTMGEAFPEIRERQAFVTEVIKSEEDRFIKTLDAGLERFESIVAEMGDSKVVPGDKVFVLYDTYGFPPDLTGILAEEKGLTIDEAGFEKCMEEQKERARANMKQGINTMGTEGWTQYSEASTKFVGYDLSACEAKVVRYREDKGVLSIVLETSPFYAEMGGQVGDKGTLVSKDLEISVFDTVKVNDTAICRGKVVKGVANEETMGAVFMATVDNERRMDIRRNHSATHLMQAALRSVLGSHVQQQGSLVTPDSLRFDFTHFNAMTAEEIQKVEDMVNAKVMECLPVHTDVMGVDEAKASGAMALFGEKYGEEVRVVKMGASGEEFSKELCGGLHVSNSGNIGMVKIISESSVSAGVRRIEAVTGRGAMNMLRSGAQIVNSLRDRLRCKDVEVLDRIQQSFEKTQALEKSLQAVKLELATLAAADLLKDATDVKGVKLFVRELAIADDKYKELLDGVQNKLDVDSVAVIANKGEGNGSVAVIVGKNVQGKGVKAGDMVKDLAAICGGKGGGRPDRAQAGTREPAKISAALAEAEKWVSAKLG; translated from the coding sequence ATGACTTCTGCGCAAGTGCGCGAATCCTTTATCAAGTTCTTTGAATCCAAGGAACACTTGTTCGTCCGCAGCTCCCCGGTGGTTCCTCACGACGACCCCACCTTGATGTTCACCAACGCTGGTATGAACCAGTTCAAGGCAATCTTCCTGGGTGACAATCCCAAGGGCTGGAAGCGAGCTTGCAACAGCCAGAAGTGCCTCCGCGTTTCCGGTAAGCATAACGACCTGGACGTTGTGGGTCGCGACAACTACCACCACACTTTCTTCGAAATGCTGGGCAACTGGTCTTTCGGCGACTACTACAAGAAGGAAGCTATCGCTTGGGCATGGGAACTCTTGACCGAAGTCTGGAAACTCCCCAAGGAACGTCTCTTTGCAACTGTTTACGAAGACGATGACGAAGCATGGCAGATCTGGAAGGACGTTTCCGGTCTTCCCGATGACCGCATCATGCGTTTTGACGCTCACTCCAACTTCTGGGAAATGGGCGATACCGGTCCTTGCGGCCCCTGCTCTGAAATCCACTACGACCGCGGCGACCTTGCTACCCAGATGGAAACCTTCAAGGACCCGATCCTGGGCGTGAACGGCGAAAACGACCGTTACATCGAAATCTGGAACAATGTGTTCATGCAGTATGAACGCATCAGCGACGGTTCCCTCATTCCGCTGAAGGCCAAGAACGTTGATACCGGTATGGGTTTCGAACGTATCTGTGCCATCCTTCAGGGCAAGCGCAGCAACTACGACACCGACGTGTTCACCCCGATTATTTCCAAGGTGGCTGAACTTTCTGGTGTTCCTTACACCGACGACGAAAACGGTACTCCCCACCGCGTGATCGCAGACCACATCCGCGCCGTTTCTTTCGCTATTGCCGATGGCGCTCTTCCCTCCAACGAAGGCCGTGGCTACGTGCTCCGCCGCATTCTCCGCCGTGCAAGCCGCTTTGCCCGTCTCCTCGGTCAGAAGGAAGCCTTCATCTACAAGCTGGTTCAGGTTTTGGCCGATACCATGGGCGAAGCCTTCCCGGAAATTCGTGAACGTCAGGCTTTCGTTACCGAAGTTATCAAGAGCGAAGAAGACCGCTTCATCAAGACTCTGGACGCAGGTCTCGAACGTTTCGAATCTATCGTTGCTGAAATGGGCGACTCCAAGGTCGTGCCCGGCGACAAGGTCTTCGTTCTCTATGATACCTACGGATTCCCGCCGGACCTCACTGGCATCCTCGCCGAAGAAAAGGGCCTCACCATCGATGAAGCCGGTTTCGAAAAGTGCATGGAAGAACAGAAGGAACGTGCCCGCGCCAACATGAAGCAGGGCATCAACACCATGGGTACCGAAGGCTGGACCCAGTACTCCGAAGCTTCCACCAAGTTCGTGGGCTACGATCTGTCTGCTTGCGAAGCCAAGGTGGTCCGCTATCGTGAAGACAAGGGTGTTCTCTCCATCGTTCTGGAAACCTCTCCGTTCTACGCAGAAATGGGTGGCCAGGTTGGCGATAAGGGTACTCTCGTTTCCAAGGATCTTGAAATTTCTGTGTTCGACACCGTGAAGGTGAACGACACCGCTATCTGCCGCGGTAAGGTGGTGAAGGGTGTTGCCAACGAAGAAACCATGGGCGCTGTGTTCATGGCTACCGTCGACAACGAACGCCGTATGGATATCCGCCGCAACCACTCTGCAACTCACTTGATGCAGGCTGCTCTCCGTTCTGTGCTTGGCTCTCATGTCCAGCAGCAGGGTAGCTTGGTGACTCCGGATTCTCTCCGTTTCGACTTTACTCACTTCAATGCCATGACCGCCGAAGAAATCCAGAAGGTGGAAGACATGGTGAACGCCAAGGTGATGGAATGCCTGCCGGTACATACCGACGTCATGGGCGTGGACGAAGCTAAGGCTTCTGGCGCCATGGCTCTCTTCGGCGAAAAGTACGGCGAAGAAGTCCGCGTGGTCAAGATGGGTGCTTCCGGCGAGGAATTCTCCAAGGAACTTTGCGGTGGCTTGCATGTTTCCAATTCCGGTAACATCGGCATGGTAAAGATCATCAGCGAATCCAGCGTTTCTGCCGGTGTCCGCCGTATCGAAGCTGTCACTGGCCGCGGTGCTATGAACATGCTCCGCTCCGGCGCTCAGATTGTGAACTCCCTCCGCGATCGCCTCCGCTGCAAGGATGTTGAAGTTCTGGATCGTATCCAGCAGTCCTTCGAAAAGACCCAGGCTCTTGAAAAGAGCCTCCAGGCAGTGAAACTTGAACTTGCAACCCTCGCCGCTGCAGACTTGCTGAAGGACGCTACCGACGTTAAGGGTGTCAAACTCTTCGTTCGCGAGCTGGCTATCGCTGACGACAAGTACAAGGAACTCCTGGACGGCGTTCAGAACAAGCTGGACGTTGACTCTGTGGCTGTGATTGCTAACAAGGGTGAAGGCAACGGTAGTGTTGCTGTCATCGTGGGCAAGAACGTCCAGGGCAAGGGCGTCAAGGCTGGCGACATGGTGAAGGACCTGGCCGCTATTTGCGGTGGTAAGGGCGGTGGACGTCCGGACCGTGCTCAGGCCGGTACCCGCGAACCTGCTAAGATTTCTGCAGCTCTCGCTGAAGCAGAAAAGTGGGTCTCCGCTAAGCTGGGCTAA